Proteins found in one Salinimonas lutimaris genomic segment:
- a CDS encoding TonB-dependent receptor — protein MAVISKPVGAEELAPVTQAQLPFFIHRNTADEALIDFAEQAGLTIAFPYNKVRHTITNPVEGALTIRQAMSGLLKGTGLSARFDEHNNITILVDEAPAQSESMLARWFRELTAAQDELLTVPLRDNQDRVEYIEVKGLRARTTQSVSIKRDAEYVLETVQSLEMGKFPDQNLAEALQRVPGVSIDRAEGEGQFVSVRGFGPQFNNVLLNGRQMATDTLGRQFSFDTLAPEMVNAVTVHKQGQAGLPGGGVGATINIQTAKPLALRGLRVAGSVKMQYDSNAGQYTPQGSLLFSDTFNHDTMGLLVSLSYYARDARIDEAQIDGWVVNTGVPAEQLDKPVDNLYVPRKYDQRVRFETRRRQGATVVYQYRPAEDLALTLDYLGTDFSVDSSATSIGHWFTSSNLEDVVTDTNGTAIRFSQRTGHATDFHARSFNRNSVLHSLGANLQWEPADALMLSLDIATSRAQVDDPDGDGDALSLIGYLNQSTFDHTQGNILPAIYGFESANPLQQNAAGELTGVSHYLDPANSRTHVMLKRGWQIEDSIDQAALNVRWVSGSAWLAGISAGLRYSHQQKDNERRDNEYNGLHCYFCGYFDSPQIPLSFQTRFNAGDSFLSSVSGSDTIPHQWLRHDGPQLFSYLEALGNVDLSPVRRGNSYSVSEKVWAGYVNTSLELPLSNWFLSANLGMRAEYTQVSVSAVNEVLSRLVILDQTELGPVFEDTQAEFSQFSYSNWLPAVSLRAAWQENWVVRAGYSRSLTRPTLEQMSPGTRYTTTRQGGDLRAFVGNPQLRPFESDNLDVALEYYYGDSNYLSAGVYRKYVDNFITINSQPVLYASVTDPSTGSNPLNADDQDSAAWFDVARPVNGRTAVVDGLELSAQHLFGKTGWGLQANYSQVDSNAELDKYNVNSKFALTGLSGARNLVLFYEKGALQWRLAWNYREGFLQSLEQPLSTEPTYVSPYKQWDMSASYQVTSQLSIFFEGINLTDEIVHKHGRFANQLLLIQDTGSRFAVGFRATY, from the coding sequence TTGGCAGTCATCAGCAAGCCGGTCGGGGCTGAAGAGCTGGCGCCGGTCACGCAGGCGCAGCTCCCATTTTTTATTCATCGCAATACCGCCGATGAAGCCCTCATTGATTTTGCTGAACAAGCCGGCCTGACGATTGCCTTTCCGTACAATAAAGTTCGCCATACCATTACCAATCCGGTAGAAGGCGCACTGACGATTCGTCAGGCCATGTCCGGATTGCTGAAGGGGACAGGGCTTTCTGCCCGGTTTGATGAGCATAACAACATCACGATATTGGTTGATGAGGCTCCCGCACAAAGCGAGAGCATGCTGGCCCGCTGGTTTCGCGAACTGACCGCTGCCCAGGATGAGTTGTTAACCGTGCCGCTGCGCGATAATCAGGATCGGGTTGAATACATTGAGGTCAAAGGCTTGCGTGCGCGCACCACACAAAGTGTCAGTATTAAGCGTGATGCAGAATATGTGCTGGAAACCGTGCAGTCCCTGGAGATGGGAAAGTTTCCGGATCAGAATCTGGCGGAGGCATTGCAACGGGTGCCGGGAGTGAGCATTGATCGGGCCGAGGGGGAGGGGCAGTTTGTGTCGGTGCGCGGGTTTGGCCCGCAGTTTAACAACGTGCTGTTAAACGGACGTCAAATGGCCACGGATACTTTAGGCCGGCAATTCAGCTTTGATACGCTGGCCCCGGAGATGGTCAATGCCGTCACTGTGCATAAGCAGGGACAAGCCGGATTACCGGGGGGCGGGGTGGGAGCGACCATCAATATTCAGACTGCCAAACCGCTGGCGCTGCGCGGATTGAGGGTGGCCGGTAGTGTAAAAATGCAGTACGACAGTAATGCCGGGCAGTACACGCCGCAAGGCTCACTGTTATTCAGTGATACCTTTAATCATGACACCATGGGACTGCTGGTATCGTTGTCTTATTATGCCCGTGATGCCCGCATAGACGAGGCACAAATTGATGGCTGGGTGGTCAATACCGGTGTGCCGGCAGAACAACTCGATAAACCGGTGGATAATTTGTATGTGCCGCGCAAGTACGATCAGCGGGTGCGTTTTGAAACCCGCCGCCGCCAGGGGGCGACGGTGGTGTATCAGTATCGCCCTGCTGAGGACCTGGCGCTGACGCTGGACTATCTGGGGACAGATTTTTCCGTCGATTCTTCTGCTACCTCTATCGGACACTGGTTTACCTCCAGTAATTTAGAAGATGTGGTGACCGACACCAATGGGACGGCAATCCGCTTTTCCCAGCGTACCGGACATGCCACCGATTTTCATGCCCGTTCATTCAACCGGAACTCGGTACTTCACAGTCTGGGCGCGAACCTGCAATGGGAGCCGGCTGATGCGCTGATGCTGTCGCTGGATATAGCGACCAGCCGTGCGCAGGTGGACGACCCTGACGGTGATGGAGATGCCCTGTCACTGATAGGCTACCTGAACCAATCTACATTTGATCATACCCAGGGCAACATCCTGCCGGCAATCTATGGCTTTGAGTCTGCCAACCCGCTTCAGCAAAATGCGGCCGGCGAGCTCACCGGTGTCAGTCATTATCTGGACCCGGCAAACAGTCGCACACACGTTATGTTAAAACGCGGCTGGCAGATTGAAGACAGTATTGATCAGGCGGCTTTGAATGTGCGCTGGGTCAGTGGCTCGGCCTGGCTTGCCGGGATTAGCGCAGGCCTGAGATACAGCCATCAGCAAAAAGACAACGAACGGCGCGACAATGAATATAACGGCCTGCATTGCTATTTTTGCGGTTACTTTGATTCGCCACAAATTCCGTTGTCATTTCAGACCCGGTTTAATGCCGGCGACAGCTTTTTAAGTTCGGTGTCGGGCAGCGATACGATTCCCCATCAGTGGTTACGCCATGACGGCCCGCAACTGTTTAGCTACCTTGAAGCACTGGGGAATGTGGACTTAAGCCCGGTGCGACGGGGCAATTCTTATTCTGTGTCAGAAAAAGTCTGGGCCGGATACGTCAATACATCACTGGAACTCCCGTTGTCGAACTGGTTTTTGTCTGCCAATCTGGGCATGCGGGCCGAGTATACCCAAGTGTCAGTCAGTGCTGTCAATGAGGTGCTCAGTCGTCTGGTGATTCTGGATCAGACCGAGCTGGGACCGGTGTTTGAAGATACGCAGGCCGAGTTTTCACAATTTAGCTATTCTAACTGGTTACCGGCGGTGAGCCTGCGGGCGGCCTGGCAGGAAAACTGGGTTGTACGGGCCGGGTACTCACGCAGCCTGACCCGCCCGACATTAGAGCAAATGTCGCCGGGGACCCGCTACACTACCACCCGACAGGGCGGTGATTTGCGCGCCTTTGTAGGCAACCCTCAGTTGCGGCCATTTGAGTCTGATAATCTGGATGTAGCGCTTGAATACTACTACGGCGACAGCAATTACCTGTCAGCCGGGGTGTATCGCAAGTATGTTGATAACTTTATTACCATTAACAGTCAGCCGGTACTGTATGCCTCGGTTACCGACCCTTCTACCGGCAGCAACCCATTAAATGCTGATGACCAGGACAGCGCAGCCTGGTTTGATGTGGCTCGCCCGGTAAACGGTCGCACGGCAGTGGTCGACGGGCTGGAATTAAGTGCACAGCACTTATTCGGTAAAACCGGCTGGGGGCTACAGGCCAATTACAGTCAGGTAGACAGCAATGCTGAGCTGGACAAATACAATGTGAACAGCAAGTTTGCCCTGACCGGGCTATCCGGTGCCCGTAATCTGGTGCTGTTTTATGAAAAAGGCGCGCTACAGTGGCGCCTGGCATGGAATTACCGTGAGGGTTTTTTGCAGTCGCTGGAGCAGCCGCTCAGCACCGAGCCTACTTATGTCAGCCCATACAAACAGTGGGATATGAGCGCTTCTTATCAGGTAACCAGTCAGTTATCGATATTTTTTGAAGGTATTAACCTGACCGACGAAATTGTGCATAAGCATGGTCGGTTTGCCAATCAGCTATTGCTTATTCAGGATACCGGCAGCCGGTTTGCCGTTGGTTTCAGGGCAACGTACTAA
- a CDS encoding RNA polymerase sigma factor produces the protein MPVNSTIHDAYMAARSGMARMLTRLVPPKEVDDILQDTYVRLCQAKSTEHIREPRSFLYRTARNLAFDHLKRAEVRLVDTEADAETGHQHSLAYDHDQPWEQSATQEEFGHFCDAVKALPPQCRRAFVLKKVYGYSIKEIAAELSISDKTVEKHIAQGIKRCTLYMRNINAQSDDCTATGGQHE, from the coding sequence ATGCCCGTGAACTCAACAATCCATGATGCCTATATGGCAGCGCGTAGCGGAATGGCAAGAATGCTGACCCGCCTGGTGCCGCCCAAAGAAGTGGACGACATTTTACAGGACACTTACGTACGCTTATGTCAGGCCAAAAGCACTGAGCATATTCGTGAGCCGCGTTCATTTTTGTACCGGACTGCCCGTAACCTGGCGTTTGACCACTTAAAACGGGCAGAAGTACGTTTGGTAGACACCGAAGCCGATGCCGAAACCGGGCATCAGCACTCGCTGGCTTATGATCATGATCAACCATGGGAGCAGTCTGCCACCCAGGAAGAGTTTGGCCATTTCTGCGATGCGGTAAAAGCTCTTCCGCCGCAGTGTCGACGGGCGTTTGTTTTAAAAAAGGTATATGGCTATTCCATTAAGGAAATCGCCGCCGAGTTGTCAATAAGTGATAAAACCGTGGAAAAACACATTGCGCAGGGCATTAAGCGCTGCACGTTATACATGCGTAATATCAACGCACAGAGCGATGATTGCACAGCCACAGGAGGTCAACATGAGTAA
- a CDS encoding FecR family protein yields the protein MSNTDNVVPLHSEDQIMDDAGLWLVRLDEGLSDAQKQELTSWLRHRRHRDAFLEMAQLWDKIDCLGQLSELFPDVPNKSRRRTPLLAMAASVMLMVFAGLATWQLWPVSPSVLQVQHVGTFTSAVGQQRKIPLPDGSQLWLNTDSIADVTFTGNQRLIHLRRGELHIAVAKDRQRPLSVLAGQQQIQAVGTEFNVALNQDDIELVVTEGKVKVASGVNGKQGLLGKDKITLTDDSLAVTQGFKVRLNAQQTSTLRRMRSDEIESVQAWRNGQLIFRGEPLAIVLHEVSRYTSKQFVIRDTQLAQVQVAGLFNTRDVDAMLASLAQNFGLQFTEKTPNQVEVTAG from the coding sequence ATGAGTAATACCGATAATGTTGTGCCTTTACACAGTGAAGACCAGATAATGGATGATGCCGGTTTGTGGCTGGTACGGCTTGATGAGGGCTTATCTGATGCGCAGAAGCAGGAACTGACCAGTTGGCTGCGTCATCGCCGTCATCGCGATGCCTTTTTAGAAATGGCGCAGCTGTGGGATAAAATAGACTGTCTGGGACAGCTCAGCGAGTTGTTTCCCGATGTGCCGAATAAATCCCGTCGCCGCACTCCCCTGCTGGCCATGGCTGCGTCGGTGATGCTGATGGTGTTCGCTGGCCTGGCAACCTGGCAGCTGTGGCCGGTATCACCGTCAGTATTGCAGGTTCAGCACGTGGGCACCTTCACCAGCGCGGTGGGGCAGCAGCGAAAAATACCTCTACCTGATGGCAGTCAGCTTTGGCTGAATACTGACTCAATTGCCGATGTGACTTTTACCGGTAATCAGCGTCTGATTCATCTAAGACGTGGCGAGTTACACATTGCTGTGGCCAAAGATCGGCAGCGCCCGTTAAGTGTGCTGGCCGGGCAACAGCAAATACAGGCAGTGGGCACCGAATTTAATGTGGCGCTAAATCAGGATGATATCGAACTAGTCGTCACCGAAGGCAAGGTTAAGGTGGCCAGCGGGGTAAACGGTAAGCAGGGTTTACTAGGTAAGGACAAGATTACGCTGACCGATGACTCGCTGGCGGTAACGCAGGGATTTAAAGTCCGCTTAAACGCACAGCAAACCAGCACATTACGGCGGATGCGTAGTGACGAAATCGAATCGGTACAGGCCTGGCGTAATGGTCAGCTGATATTTCGCGGTGAGCCGCTAGCCATTGTGCTGCATGAAGTCAGCCGGTATACCAGCAAACAGTTTGTCATTCGTGATACACAATTGGCGCAGGTTCAGGTGGCTGGTTTATTTAATACCCGTGATGTGGACGCGATGCTGGCCTCACTGGCACAGAACTTTGGTTTGCAATTTACCGAAAAGACGCCGAATCAGGTGGAAGTGACGGCAGGGTAA
- a CDS encoding YebC/PmpR family DNA-binding transcriptional regulator — protein MGRAFEVRKAAMAKTAGAKTKVYSKYGKEIYVSAKNGGSDPETNLSLRRLMDKAKKDQVPAHVIEKAIDKAAGGAGENYEPARYEGFGPGNCMVIVDCLTDNANRTITDVRNCFTKTNSKIGGPGAVSHMFDHQAVFQFAGEDEDAVLEVLMEADVDVTEVEQEDGKITVYAPHTEFNNVKTALNDAYPDLTLDAEEITFIPQTEAEISEEDRPMFDKFMDMLNDCDDVQDVYHNAVLND, from the coding sequence ATGGGAAGAGCATTCGAAGTAAGAAAAGCGGCCATGGCTAAAACGGCCGGCGCGAAAACAAAAGTTTATTCCAAGTACGGAAAAGAAATTTATGTAAGCGCAAAAAATGGCGGTAGTGACCCGGAAACAAACCTGTCACTGCGTCGGTTAATGGATAAAGCCAAAAAAGATCAGGTGCCTGCGCACGTTATCGAAAAAGCCATTGATAAAGCGGCCGGTGGTGCCGGTGAAAACTACGAGCCGGCCCGATATGAAGGTTTCGGCCCGGGTAACTGCATGGTGATTGTGGACTGCCTGACGGATAACGCAAATCGTACGATTACTGATGTACGTAACTGCTTTACCAAAACCAATTCAAAAATTGGTGGGCCAGGTGCAGTTAGCCACATGTTTGATCATCAGGCAGTATTTCAGTTTGCCGGCGAAGATGAAGACGCGGTACTTGAAGTACTGATGGAAGCAGATGTGGACGTGACTGAAGTTGAGCAGGAAGACGGCAAAATCACGGTATATGCGCCGCACACCGAATTCAACAATGTCAAAACCGCCCTGAATGATGCATATCCTGATCTGACCCTGGATGCCGAGGAAATTACCTTTATTCCGCAGACAGAGGCAGAGATCAGTGAAGAAGATCGTCCGATGTTTGATAAGTTTATGGATATGCTGAACGACTGCGATGACGTGCAGGATGTTTATCATAACGCAGTCCTGAACGACTAA
- the zapE gene encoding cell division protein ZapE, translated as MTPWETYQADLKQPEFVHDAAQENAVRALQRLYDDLLATPAESSAGIGARLKSWFKKDETRTPVTGLYFYGGVGRGKTYLVDTFYECLPFENKMRVHFHRFMHRVHDELKLLTNASDPLKIVAAKLAKETRIICFDEFFVSDITDAMILGTLMQELFGHGISLVATSNIVPDDLYKNGLQRARFIPAIELIKQHTEVINVDSGVDYRLRTLEQAEIYHYPLDAQATDNLHTYFTQLAPEKGCQNEKIEINNRYLNTCCNADGVLMIEFKEICEGPRSHSDYIELSRCYHSVLVANVKQMGQNNDDTARRFIAMVDEFYERHVKLIMSAEVAMEDLYTEGRLSFEFKRCMSRLKEMQSHDYLATEHLP; from the coding sequence ATGACGCCATGGGAAACCTATCAGGCCGATCTTAAGCAGCCGGAATTTGTGCACGATGCGGCACAGGAAAATGCAGTGCGTGCCCTGCAGCGTTTGTATGATGACCTTCTTGCCACGCCCGCAGAATCCTCTGCCGGAATAGGCGCCAGGCTGAAAAGCTGGTTTAAAAAAGATGAGACCAGAACGCCGGTGACCGGTCTGTACTTTTACGGCGGAGTAGGTCGCGGCAAAACCTATCTGGTTGACACCTTTTATGAATGCCTGCCGTTTGAGAACAAAATGCGGGTGCACTTTCATCGCTTTATGCACCGGGTTCACGATGAGCTTAAACTGCTGACCAATGCATCGGACCCGCTGAAAATCGTTGCCGCCAAGCTGGCTAAAGAAACCCGCATAATTTGCTTTGATGAGTTTTTTGTCTCCGATATTACCGACGCCATGATTCTGGGTACATTGATGCAGGAGTTATTTGGCCATGGTATTTCACTGGTTGCCACCTCCAATATTGTGCCTGATGATTTGTACAAAAATGGCTTGCAGCGAGCCCGCTTTATACCGGCCATTGAACTGATTAAACAGCACACCGAAGTGATTAACGTAGACAGCGGTGTAGATTATCGTTTGCGTACCCTGGAACAGGCTGAGATTTATCACTACCCGCTGGATGCGCAGGCGACTGACAATCTGCATACTTACTTTACTCAGCTGGCACCGGAAAAAGGCTGTCAGAATGAAAAGATAGAGATTAATAACCGTTATTTGAACACCTGTTGTAACGCCGATGGCGTGCTGATGATAGAATTCAAGGAAATCTGCGAAGGTCCGCGTAGTCACAGTGACTATATTGAGCTGAGCCGCTGCTACCATTCTGTACTGGTAGCTAACGTGAAGCAGATGGGGCAGAACAATGACGACACCGCCCGGCGCTTTATTGCCATGGTTGACGAATTTTACGAGCGTCATGTTAAGCTAATTATGTCGGCGGAAGTCGCTATGGAAGATTTATACACCGAAGGACGACTGTCTTTTGAGTTTAAACGCTGCATGAGTCGTCTTAAAGAAATGCAGTCTCACGATTATCTGGCCACCGAACACTTACCTTAA
- a CDS encoding ZapG family protein, with translation MDVLIPIALLVVGLIIGFFVARFMYAKDGNTKAAKQAEQNVKEIMAQQAEHHLHQTRQTVESIESQCQALRMQVEEYESLLKQGTDDEQDSVPFYGEQASTYLRNNLKNREKSSENSVQGLQPKDFANTGSGLFAGSNSGSAAGKQQK, from the coding sequence ATGGATGTGTTAATTCCTATTGCCCTGCTTGTTGTCGGTTTAATTATCGGCTTTTTTGTTGCGCGCTTCATGTATGCCAAAGACGGCAACACCAAAGCCGCCAAACAGGCTGAGCAAAATGTAAAAGAAATCATGGCCCAGCAGGCGGAACATCATCTTCATCAAACCCGTCAGACTGTGGAATCTATTGAAAGCCAGTGTCAGGCACTGCGCATGCAGGTGGAAGAATATGAAAGTCTGCTAAAACAGGGCACTGATGATGAACAAGACAGTGTGCCTTTTTACGGTGAGCAGGCCTCAACGTATCTGCGTAACAACCTGAAGAACCGTGAAAAATCCTCTGAGAACAGTGTTCAGGGGTTACAACCCAAAGATTTTGCCAATACCGGTTCCGGCTTGTTTGCCGGTTCAAATAGCGGTTCTGCCGCAGGCAAGCAGCAAAAATAG
- a CDS encoding DegQ family serine endoprotease, which yields MKKSLRQIMVVSGVVASTVGMSVPAQAGLPFFSDDKKQEVPSLAPMLEEATPAVVSIAVEGTQTARREVPEMFRYFFGGPQEQVQERPFRGLGSGVIIDADKGYVVTNNHVVDNADEITVKLKDGRELKAKKLGADEQSDIALLKVESDNLTALPIADSDEARVGDYVVAIGNPFGLNQTVTSGIVSALGRSGLNIGGYEDFIQTDAAINRGNSGGALINLRGELIGINTAIFGPNGGNVGIGFAIPSNMMKSLVDQIAEFGEVRRGLLGILGSDVDAGLADAMNVTVNKGAFVSEVQPDTAAHEAGLQAGDIITAVNGRNIHSFRELAARISSMGAGAEVELSILRKGEKQKISVTLDDASDSQVTAAQIHPALEGAELANGEDDDGNQGVEVMELERGSPAARIGLQPEDVIVGVNRQRVKTVAEFRSALDESREVIALNIKRGNTTRYLVIR from the coding sequence ATGAAAAAGTCTCTTCGCCAGATAATGGTTGTTTCTGGAGTCGTTGCCAGTACTGTGGGCATGTCTGTCCCGGCACAGGCTGGACTGCCGTTTTTCTCTGATGATAAAAAACAGGAAGTGCCCTCACTCGCACCGATGCTGGAGGAAGCAACCCCCGCCGTGGTGAGTATTGCGGTTGAAGGAACCCAGACGGCCCGCCGCGAGGTACCTGAAATGTTCCGGTACTTTTTTGGCGGCCCGCAGGAACAGGTTCAGGAGCGCCCGTTCAGAGGCTTAGGCTCTGGTGTTATTATTGATGCCGATAAAGGCTATGTGGTGACCAATAACCACGTAGTCGATAACGCCGATGAAATCACGGTTAAACTTAAAGATGGTCGTGAACTGAAAGCCAAAAAGCTGGGCGCAGATGAGCAAAGCGATATTGCGCTGTTAAAGGTTGAGTCGGACAATTTGACTGCGCTGCCAATTGCTGACTCTGACGAAGCCCGGGTTGGTGACTATGTGGTGGCCATTGGCAACCCGTTTGGCCTGAATCAAACTGTGACCTCTGGCATTGTCAGTGCACTTGGCCGATCTGGCCTGAATATAGGCGGTTATGAGGACTTTATTCAAACCGATGCGGCGATTAACCGGGGTAACTCAGGTGGTGCGCTAATTAACCTGCGCGGAGAGCTTATTGGTATTAACACCGCCATCTTCGGCCCGAACGGCGGCAATGTCGGTATTGGGTTTGCCATCCCTAGTAATATGATGAAAAGCCTGGTAGACCAGATTGCCGAATTTGGCGAAGTTCGTCGGGGTCTGTTAGGTATTCTGGGCAGCGATGTGGATGCCGGGCTGGCTGATGCGATGAACGTCACCGTCAACAAAGGCGCGTTTGTCAGCGAAGTGCAGCCCGACACCGCGGCTCACGAAGCTGGCCTGCAGGCAGGTGATATTATTACCGCGGTTAACGGCCGCAATATTCACAGTTTCCGCGAACTGGCTGCGCGAATTTCCAGTATGGGCGCCGGCGCCGAAGTCGAACTGAGTATCTTGCGCAAAGGCGAAAAGCAAAAAATCAGTGTGACCTTAGATGATGCCAGCGACTCACAGGTAACCGCGGCTCAGATTCATCCTGCACTGGAAGGGGCAGAGCTGGCTAACGGTGAAGATGACGACGGTAATCAGGGGGTTGAGGTTATGGAGCTGGAACGAGGTAGCCCGGCTGCGCGTATTGGCCTGCAACCTGAAGATGTCATCGTCGGTGTAAACCGTCAGCGGGTGAAAACCGTGGCCGAATTCAGAAGCGCACTGGATGAATCCCGCGAAGTGATTGCTCTGAATATCAAGCGAGGAAATACTACACGCTATCTGGTTATCAGGTAA
- a CDS encoding trypsin-like peptidase domain-containing protein, producing the protein MAGRQVLSFLIKSVVLGVVVAVLMLVLVPSLREGDGLTLDWLTKPISTSQRKSYHDAISRSAPAVVNIYSVSIENDVGIYRSRPRERTSLGSGVIMTESGYILTCNHVVQNADSIVVAVQDGQILEAQIVGTDQYTDLAVLKVKGENLHKIPQPESEGVEVGDMVMAIGNPFDLGQTVTHGMVSRAGRNGLSNFVDFIQTDAVLNQGNSGGALVDSNGTLVGITNANFQVRDARNGVRNVDGINFAVPYELAKRVMDEIITNGKVVRGQLGFIGGELRGRPGVIVTAVAKQSPAEKAGLKPNDIIMAINGVRLESASKTLDMIAETKPGTTLNIEVSRNGKSIDMDVTVAELGASQAG; encoded by the coding sequence GTGGCAGGCAGACAAGTTCTTTCATTTCTAATTAAGTCAGTGGTACTGGGCGTAGTGGTAGCGGTGCTTATGCTGGTACTGGTTCCTTCGCTGCGCGAAGGGGACGGTCTCACGCTTGACTGGCTTACCAAGCCCATCAGCACATCACAGCGAAAATCTTACCATGATGCTATTAGCCGCTCCGCACCGGCTGTAGTCAACATCTATAGTGTCAGCATTGAAAACGACGTAGGTATTTACCGTAGTCGCCCCCGGGAGCGCACCAGCCTTGGCTCGGGTGTTATCATGACTGAGTCAGGATATATTCTGACCTGTAATCATGTTGTTCAGAATGCCGATAGCATAGTGGTGGCCGTTCAGGATGGCCAGATTCTGGAAGCGCAAATTGTCGGCACCGATCAGTATACCGATCTGGCGGTGTTAAAAGTAAAAGGTGAGAATCTGCATAAGATCCCCCAGCCTGAGAGCGAAGGGGTTGAGGTTGGCGATATGGTTATGGCCATTGGCAACCCGTTTGATTTAGGCCAGACCGTAACACACGGTATGGTAAGCCGCGCCGGTCGTAATGGTTTGTCGAATTTTGTAGATTTTATTCAAACCGATGCGGTTTTGAATCAGGGTAACTCTGGTGGTGCGCTGGTTGACAGCAACGGGACTCTGGTGGGGATCACGAATGCTAACTTTCAGGTACGCGATGCGCGTAATGGTGTACGTAATGTAGATGGCATCAACTTCGCCGTGCCCTACGAACTGGCCAAACGAGTGATGGATGAAATTATTACTAACGGCAAGGTGGTTCGTGGGCAACTGGGCTTCATTGGCGGCGAACTGCGTGGCCGTCCCGGCGTGATTGTCACCGCCGTGGCTAAGCAAAGTCCGGCCGAAAAAGCCGGCCTGAAACCTAACGATATTATTATGGCCATTAATGGCGTACGTTTAGAAAGCGCCTCTAAAACGCTGGATATGATTGCAGAAACCAAGCCTGGAACAAC